Proteins encoded within one genomic window of Brenneria nigrifluens DSM 30175 = ATCC 13028:
- a CDS encoding methionine ABC transporter permease: protein MADLWIDLVAAFGETFQMVGISTLFALVGGLPLGFIIYVTDRHLFWENRAVYLFSTVLVNIIRSIPFVILLVLLLPLTQILLGNTIGPVAASVPMSVAAIAFYARLVDSALRDVDPGIVEAGEAFGASPMRIICTVLLPEAKAGLLRGLTITLVSLIGYSAMAGIVGGGGVGDLAIRFGYYRYETGVMIVTVIALVILVQIVQMLGDWLSRRADKRERR, encoded by the coding sequence ATGGCTGATTTATGGATCGATCTGGTCGCGGCATTCGGCGAGACATTCCAGATGGTGGGGATTTCGACGCTGTTTGCCCTGGTCGGCGGCTTGCCCCTGGGTTTTATTATCTATGTCACCGACCGTCACCTGTTCTGGGAGAACCGTGCGGTGTATCTGTTCAGCACGGTGCTGGTAAATATCATCCGCTCCATTCCGTTTGTGATTCTACTGGTGCTGCTGTTGCCGCTGACGCAGATTCTGCTGGGCAACACCATTGGCCCGGTGGCGGCGTCGGTGCCGATGTCGGTCGCGGCGATCGCTTTCTATGCCCGTCTGGTGGACAGCGCGCTGCGCGACGTGGATCCCGGCATTGTTGAGGCGGGGGAGGCTTTCGGCGCCAGCCCGATGCGCATCATCTGTACCGTATTGCTGCCGGAGGCGAAAGCCGGTTTATTGCGCGGACTGACCATTACGCTGGTAAGCCTGATCGGCTATTCGGCCATGGCGGGGATTGTCGGCGGCGGCGGTGTGGGCGATCTGGCCATTCGTTTCGGCTATTACCGCTATGAAACCGGCGTGATGATTGTGACGGTTATCGCGCTGGTCATTCTGGTGCAGATTGTGCAAATGCTGGGCGACTGGCTGTCAAGGCGGGCGGATAAGCGCGAGCGGCGCTGA
- a CDS encoding methionine ABC transporter ATP-binding protein → MIQLEGVSVDFPQGKQRGNRAVDNVTLHIRPGEVYGIVGTSGAGKSTLLRTINLLQRPTAGVVQVHGVKVSDLQGKTLRAQRQKMGMIFQHFNLMQTRTVAENVAFSLKAAGKSSEDIAQRVPEILNLVGLADKSAAFPSQLSGGQKQRVGIARAIANHPEVLLCDEPTSALDLETSAAILALLKEINKKLGITIVLISHEMSVIKSICDRVAVMTGGKVVEEGDVFDIFAAPQHPFTRQLVAHTLNLELPPRLLEDLQGTLLKILFVGDSAEQPVLSDVATRFGVSVNILHGKIEYIGNRALGILVALLTHPSEAAKVVEAVEHIRARTAQVEVLHG, encoded by the coding sequence ATGATTCAGTTAGAGGGTGTTAGCGTTGATTTTCCTCAGGGGAAACAGCGAGGAAACCGAGCCGTGGATAATGTGACTTTGCATATCCGGCCGGGAGAGGTTTACGGCATTGTCGGAACCAGCGGCGCCGGGAAAAGCACGCTGTTGCGCACCATCAATTTATTACAACGCCCCACAGCCGGGGTTGTCCAGGTGCATGGGGTGAAGGTCAGCGATCTGCAAGGCAAAACGCTGCGCGCGCAGCGGCAGAAAATGGGCATGATCTTCCAGCATTTTAATTTAATGCAAACGCGCACCGTGGCGGAAAACGTCGCCTTTAGCCTCAAGGCGGCGGGAAAATCCAGCGAGGACATTGCTCAGCGGGTGCCGGAAATTCTCAATCTGGTGGGGTTGGCCGATAAGTCCGCGGCTTTTCCTTCCCAGCTCAGCGGCGGGCAGAAACAGCGGGTGGGCATCGCCAGGGCGATTGCCAATCATCCTGAAGTGCTGCTGTGCGACGAACCCACCTCGGCGCTTGATTTGGAAACATCCGCGGCGATTTTAGCGTTGCTCAAAGAGATCAATAAAAAGCTGGGTATTACCATTGTCTTGATTTCCCATGAAATGAGCGTGATCAAGTCGATCTGCGACCGGGTCGCGGTGATGACCGGCGGTAAAGTGGTGGAAGAGGGCGACGTGTTTGATATTTTCGCCGCGCCGCAGCATCCGTTTACCCGGCAACTGGTGGCTCATACGTTGAATCTTGAGCTTCCTCCCCGTCTGCTGGAGGATTTGCAGGGCACCCTGCTGAAAATTCTGTTCGTTGGCGATTCGGCGGAACAACCGGTACTGTCAGACGTAGCGACCCGCTTTGGCGTGTCGGTCAACATACTGCATGGCAAAATCGAGTATATCGGCAACCGCGCGTTGGGAATACTGGTCGCTTTGCTGACGCACCCTTCCGAGGCGGCAAAGGTCGTGGAGGCGGTGGAGCATATTCGGGCGAGAACCGCCCAGGTGGAGGTGTTGCATGGCTGA